tgtggctcgacaagactgtaaggggggcaataaacgaaaaaaaaggaAGCgcctaaattattaaaacaagaaggcagcaaagaagctataaaatcatacagggaaaaaaacaaaatatgtaaagaaaagatcaagattgctaaggaggaggcagaaagactgatcgccaaagagaccAAAAATAAccttaaactattcttcaactatattaacagcaaaaggatttgtactgttagcactggccctttaataaataatgcaggagaaatcatagaagacaatgtggggaaggcaaatctattaaatggtttcttttcaagtgtattgacgaactaaaagaaaatgtcacacgagatgcaggggaatagaaCGAGCCCCCCGCCAACTATTgtatacctaacacaggaggaagtacagaaccggttaaagaggattaaaatcgacaaatcaccgggcccagatggaataaacccaagggttctaagggaactaagtgatgtgatagctagaccactatttcttatatttatggacactatcaaagccggggttgtaccattgcattggcgcattgccaatgtggttccaatttacaaaaaggggtccaaaagagagcctgttaACTACAAGCCGGACAGTCTcctttcaataactggaaaaacatttgaggagtttctgagagatgccatcctggaatacctcaagggagaacaacggtataactcatcagcatgggttcataaggcgtcgatcatgtcagaccaatctgatcagcttctacaatgaagtaagttctaggctggacctgggagagtctattgatctcgtatatctggatttctctaaagcatttgacactgtgccataagaggcataataggttgatatataaaatgagacatttcagactgggtgaaaatgtgtgtatctgggtaaagaactggctcagagaaaggaagcagaaggtggtaataaatggtttgtactctgattgggccaccgtcactagtcgggtgccacagggttcagtactagaaaAGGAACATATTGAAACATTATTGGAGCATCATTGCGAATGATCCAGACCTCACAGAGATCCTGCCATCCACCCCAATGATAACCTTCCGCAGAGGACACAATATAAGGGACCACCTTGTCAAAAGTCACCTAAACCCCGACACCAACGAGAATTGGTTGAATAGTCGCAAACCGTCTGGGACATTCCCCTGCCACAACTGCACAGCTTGCAAATTCATCTTAAAAAGCAACACATTCACAAGTGCGAGTACAAAGCAAACCTATTCTAACCGCGGGTTCATCAATTGTAGAACCCGCAACGTGGTGTACATGGCCTCctgcccgtgccccaggaactacgtcggaaagacCATACAGGAGTTCCGGTgtcgtatcctggggcatgtTGGCAATATTCAACGTGGGGAATCTACCCCACTAGCGGACCACTTTCGGGATGTTCATAATGGTGAACTAAAAGACCTGAAATTCCAGGGAATTGAGATCCTACGGACGAATGCAAGACGAGGTGACATTgataaaaaattgttacaaaaagagGCCAACTGGATATTTAGACTAAACACGCTAAAACCAGAAGGCCTTAATGTGACACTAAGTTTCAACTGCTTCTTATAGCCTCTAAGAGGCTCCCTCCTTCGGCCAAAGAACCATTATAATTCTCCTTTGTCAATGATAATATCTCTTAACATGGATGTTTGTatgaaataatatatatatatatgcaaaaatctttttttctaggTATCAtcctatagatatatatctacacATCATACAACTTCCCGGCACTACAAAAGCTTCATCTGACCTATCTTTTATATTGTCAATCTAATATCTTGGATATCACATGACTTATGCATGACACTATGATTTAAATGGAGTGCTACTGACAGAGCAGCCAGCTGCAGACCTGGATACCAAACCTCTAAagttttccttccccctgtaatCTTCAGGGTAATAAACAAATCCCTTCTATCTGGTTACTATGAAACCTTGTATTACAAGACTGCCTGAGGGGTTTCAGATGCACTTCTATTAAAGTAGAAACTGACGCTGTCTACATCCCTTATAGCAAGTCGATTGCTGGCATGTCTATATACAGTTCATCATATGAACCCTCGGGGAGGGCTGGGCTACGTTCAAATCACACCTTCATTCACGCCCATCTGTCATCTTGGGGTAACGCCCCGCTTGATGACGtgtgactgtcatatgtgatacaCCTATACGTGACATGCAGCCCCTTCATATGATGTGCCGCGCGATTATCGTTTGATGCGGCAGATGCTATAATAAGACAAGATTTAGTGGCTCTCTTACCATCCTTGAGTGATCCTTTTGGCAGCTAAGCCACCGTACTATAGTACATCTGACCTCCGATACCAAGCTCCACCTATGCCAGCATATTATCCAATAAGGAGGCTCgctacgtgatgacgtcatcacgtggcGCGTCATGCGTTCTACTGTGGAACGTGGAAGCCTCCACTAACCTTGACCCCTCCTGGTCATCTATCCAATGAGTAGGCACGctgcgtggtgacgtcatcacgcggCGCGCCATGCGTTCCACCGTGGAACGCGGAAACTAATACACGGTCACCTCAACAGTGGATCGCTCAGACTTCCACCACGATCGGATGGGGGATTATAAACCACGAAAGAAGGGTCTGCAGGATCGCCCAACGATTGCACCATCTCGAGGTATATAAATACAATAACCGGGCATTATCCCCAGGTGGGCGTTCCTTAAGCTAGCTGATACCGCCCCTCGGGGCTCTAATAGGTTGGATCACAAAACTCCTCCCCTAGAGGAGGAGCTACACTTCCTTTTAAGCACTGTCAGAAGCCTCAGCActtcatagccggccgctcaccatcagagccgcaggcgctacttCTTCCACTCTGTCCCTGCTTTATACCCCGGTCTAATCCAGCTTGGACTGACACCTATGGGGTTCTGTCTTCCCTTGCTTTCCTGAATGAAGCCCAAACGGGGCATCCTTCCCCGATTGTAACTAGAATAACCTGTTCTCCTTTCTGAGCTAACCTGTCCTTTCTCTGGGACATATGCTGCTTCGTTCTTTTTTGCCATCCGTCTCTAAGGGCATTTTCCCTGACATACACAGATTGGACATACACCAACTGTGTTAGAGCGGATATAGAGCAACTATAGGGGAGCGTTCCAGTGTAACAAATGCTGACAGATTACCCATTGTGCTGAACAAACGGGCACTAATCTGTATCGATCTGAGAAATCTGGAAGACCAAGGTCTTAATACTGATAGACCTAGCAGTGAATATTCAGGGAGTCATTACCTGGCAACACTCTAATAGTGGCCGACTAGGCTTGATCTGAGGCTGTCATCCACTGCCTGGAGGTGCCTCTTGACATACCTGAAGGGATATTGGTATATATTACTTTATATGCCAGATCTAACCAAAGACCATTTAAAATTAATCCGGCAGCAGTACAAACTTAAGATACTGCGTCGGGAATGGCAATCACGGAGTGGGGACTGTAATTTCTAAGAAGTGGGGACCGTAACTTTACAGAAATATCGAATAAGTGGCACCATTTAAACAGGACCAAACCGTTACTAACGTCCTGATTTTGTAACAAATCTTGCTCTATTGCTCTATGACTCCTTAGATACCCAAATTAATGGGTGATAATCACCCGTGTtcctgaggaactgccctttactaggacagggaaacgcgtcgagccttctGAGCCTTTTTTTGTTCAGCATCATTGATGTGCAATGAGCCCATGTTCCTAGCACCTTCAGATGTGCCAACAAAAGTGTGCTGGAACTGAGTACCCATTGAAAACTACTTTAAGCGTCATCAATATGCAAAACAATATTGTGTTTTAAGTGAGCCGTTTGAGCTTTTCTTGTTCAGCACTGCTGATGTACAATGAGCCCAGGCTTCTAGCACACGCCTATGTGCCAACACAAGTGTGCTAGAACTGAGTACTCATTGAAAATTGTTTCAAGCATCATTAACATGCTAAACAATATCGTGTTCTAAGTGGGTATCAATCCACGTACCGCATTAACCCTTAAAGCATCTGTCCTCCAGTTTGGGATACAGAAAGGGGGTAGAGaatctttccttcttcttttcaaCCATTGGAACCTTTACCCGGTCTCTATATCTACGAGCGGTACTTACTCCCCTTATTATACCTGGGAGATACATTACCCCACACGATCCCTAACCAGGGTTGATCCCTTTCGTATGTGTGTTACTTCTGTGTATCGTCtgaaagtgttatatgtgagcccatgtttttaatatttattaataaaagtcattaaattttaaatatctatatctgtgaagggttcagtattaggccccattctgttcaatatatttatcagcgacctgatagaggggctgcacagtaaaatatcaatatttgcagataacacaaaattatataaaacaaTACAACGGAGGGcgatgtgcggctacaaatggacctagataagctgggggcttgggcagaaaaatggcaaatgaagttcaatgttgataaatgtaaggttatgcacatgggcaggagaaacggatgccacCAACATACACTaactggggtactgctagggaaaagtgatatggaaaaagacctgggggaactagtggattgtagaattatctggagcaaccaatgccagtcagcccctgcaaaagcaaataaggtcttggggtgcattaaaagaggtataggggcaaaggacgagaacattatccttccactatataaggcacttgtcaggcctcacatggaatactgtgtacagttctggacaccggtgctcaggaaagatgttgcagtgcgtgagggggttcaaagaaggacaactaaattaataaatggaatgagaggaatgGAATATCCAGAGAGATTATcgaaattaggattattcaccctggaaaaaagacagctaagggacgatcaaataactatgtataagtacattaggggacaatacaaggatctcttccatgatctgtttatacccaggactgcgtcagtaacaagagggcattcactacatttagaggaaggtttcatcaccaatatagaagggggttctttactgtaagagcagtgagactgtgaaactctctgcctgaggacgtggtggtggcaaaatccatagaggagtttaaaaggcgGACTAGACATctatctagagcgctatgatattacaggatataaacattaggtgaccaatCGGTTATTGTTCTGGGTCTtatattcaggtaggaactatcaaaggttgatccagggattattctaattgccattatggagtcgggaaggaattttcccccaaatgggctaactgattttctgcctcttggggtttcttgccttcccctggatcaacaaggtagttgcaacaggctgaactaaatggacattgtcttcattcagcctaacctactatcttactatgttttgcccaaaattttacattacattGTAAACACTTGTGGTGCACATATAAATGGCTATTCATCAACAATGTAACAAACCATATGTCCCAGCAGAGCCAACACCGGCGGTGACAATAACGATTGGCAATTGTTCACCATTACCACCGACTCAATATCTGACCAAAACAAAAACCTCTGATCAGCCAGCTGAGCGCCCCATGCTTCCAGAGCCATTACTACAGgatgttttttactgtactgtaaTCTTAATGATCTCCCTCTCTTTCCACCAACCTGAGCAGGGAGTTCTGCACCCATAGTTGCCAAAAATACCCAAATTGATGACTCCCACTGCATCCGTAAGATCTTGCTACTAGCTAAATACACGATACATGGAGATAGCTCTCCATCCGCTTGTTATGCAAACAAAACGATGCGATTCTGAAACTCCCACCATTGCCAAGGAACATCTCCTCAAAAAGGATGACCCATAGAGATAATCTAACACACCCATCTCGGCAACTCTAAGGCACCTGAATTTGGTGAAAAGTAAGCTTTGCGTCTACTCACTGCATTGACCACCGGCTGCAACCACATTACTTTTTTGCTTGGCAATCTGAAAAACCCATACTTCATTAAGTTCGATCCCTAAGAAAAAAATCACGCGTGACCCGGCCCCAACTCGGACAATGGGACGCCGGACTGCGACATCAACCTGTGAAAAGACGTTACTAAGACAACAATTCACAAAACAGTGAAACCTTCGAGCGACAGATAAAAAATCATCTATATAGTGAATGACCGCTGATACCCGCCACCACTCTGAAAAGGAACTAAAGAACTCAAAAATAATAACACGAAATGAGGCAATCACATATAACCTACCGCCCAAAAATGAAAACCATCTCGGGCTTTACTGAAATACCATCCTTTACCGCTCTCCAGCAGGGAAACGGCAACTGATGAATGCGCGATCAAAGATGTGTACGAAAAACGCCGTCAGCTGGACTTTTCTTGTCTCCTTCCAGGGAACTAAACCGAATGAGGACACGAGCAATCTCGTAAAAGATTGTCCTAAAATGGGACCGCCATACCCTCTTTAAcccacaggacactaaaagcccctttcttatcaaaaaaattaaaacgccTTCAACACTACCTTTGTTTTTTACATCAGGCAGGCTAACCAAGCCCCCTGTTTTCATCAAAAATTGAAAGCGATTTTAACGCTACCTCCATTTCCACATCAGGTGGGCTAACCAAGCCCCCTGGGCcaccacaggacactaaaagccctttttCATTATCAAAAATTAAGAGCGATTTTTAACACTACCTTCTTTTTCACGACAGGTGGGCTGACCAAGCCCCCTGGACTAAATCAACAAGTAAAAGCGATTTTCCACATCAGGTGGGCTACCCAAGCCCCCCGGGTCCAAAGAGTTTAAAAGTGAATTTAACGCTATCACAAATTCACTGTCACCATAAACAACCACAGGAACAGCATTTCAAGCAATTTGACAAATCCACTCACTGCCTCGTCCGTTCTCTGGCTCCGCCAAGGGTAGACTCTGCGCCGATCCGCGTTGCCGTCTCGTATTCTACATTGTTACATGCTGTTCCTTACTGCGCCTGGAAGAAGCACCATGATCCCCATCGATCCGACGACCGCTGCACAGGTCTCGGGCCCACTGACTGGATCCTCCCCTGCGCCTATGCTGCTATTTCTGAACATCCCCCATCAAGTTTGATGTTGACTCAGATAACAAGCGGTGGCTCCTCTTGTGAGGGTGCCGTCCATGACGCATGCTCTACCCAGAACCATTGCTTGCCTCGTGATAATACATAACCAGCTGATGGACTTTCGTCCTGTGCTGCTGATGTTCCGCTGCAGCTAAACATAAAAGCGAACTGCGATCTCAGAACTGCCTAGCTTGCACCCCTGTCTCACCCTCCCTATCAGCCAGCTACCACTCCCTCCCACCCTACCCTTATCCATACTACCCCTCCTTGTGGCTGATGCCCTCCCTCCTTTCTCGAATACCCGCTATGCACCCATTAAAACACCTCCCCACATGCCTATGATCCCCCTCTTGTGCCTCTGCTGCAAATTGGCTTCTAACTTGCCCCTCCCCCAACACAGAGGGACATTTACTCTGCCTCTTGCTTCTGCATAACAGCCCATAATCCTCCTTCCCActctctccccttccttcccctcctccctctTCCCCGCTCAATTACCCACTGCCATATCCCCTGCTTATTGCTGCTCCTTTCCTACCGGCTTCACTTTCAAACATATGGGTTGCTGTTCCCGGTCCCCTGTGCGCACTCCCAAGCGCCGTGGTGCTGCCATACCACATGTTATCCAACGCTtactctggctggctcccctatCCCAGCTGACAGATGGCAGCCACTTCTCCAGGCTCTCACTCCACTGCCACTGGACTGCACCAGTACGCGTCCCTGTGCGAGCCTGCTCACTTCCCGACACATGTGAAACGCAAGGCTTGTGGGACAGATCCGGCCAGCCACCTCATTTTAGATGGCCCATCGGCTGTGCAGCTACTTAACAGGTATTCCACTCACCCAACCTGCAGCTCAGATCTGGAGGCCGCACTTAGTCTGTGACTGGTGAACTCTTCCCCCGGGCGTTGTTACTGAgatcactatgggagtcactattactactgggactactgcagaggtcattgttactatgggggtcactattactactgggactactgcagaggtcactgttactatgggggtcactattactactgggactactgcagaggtcactgttactactggggacactatggggtcactattactactgcgaccactataggggtcactattactactgggaccactaaagaGGTCAGACAGAAAAGATAGGCAGATGGACGAGATATTTTTTCATTACATACAggccagttagattcctctcagtgtataggcagatagaagagggaTTTTTCTCAAACCGTAtgtaaaaatttccctccacaaaatgtccacctctcacacgctgctcataacacacagatcagatagattcctctcagtgtataggcagataggagaaagatttatctcagactgtgtGTGAAAAtgccaccccacagaatgtgccacctcacacactcgcctcatttttaccctgaaaggtaacgcccctttttattcaaatttcctacccagactggaggttgcagccccttgttatacttaaagacATACTCCATCCCATCAGTCCAtatccacttccttttgtactttacagcctttcaatacatacgacagtcagttttattcctgtcagtatatacttttatttctaaatgcgttttgttttgccgagaagataactgtctcatatattgcggggtacagatatgttattagttacataacataggaatggtcatgccagatTTCAGATTTGTGCAGtaaagatgtgtgttattagttaacttacatagggggtcacttacttttatgcataggattgaataatcaagttgcaaccctttaaatttccaatatttagtaggTAAAGAATGGTTATGGCAAATTttacatttgtgcggtaaaaattagcttttcctatttatgacataatcatgcttgtgccaaatttcaagtttttatgacatcaggaagtgagagaattagattacgtacgtaaaatttggacactaattcttttttgcttagaattgaataatctagttgggacccctttacttttcctatttttaacatattcaatgctcgtgccaaatttcatgtttctacgacaccgggaagttggagaattagattccgtacataaaatttggacgctagttattttgtgctagaattgaataatcgagttgggtcccattaacttttcctatttatgacataatctatgcttgtgccaaatttcaagtttctatgacattgggaagtgaattagattccgtaagtaaaatttggacgctagttcttttgcgctagaattgaataatcacatTGTGActccttcacttttcctattttggacatattcaatgctcgtgccaaatttcatgtttctatgacatcgggaagttggagaattagtggcaagtcagtcagtcagtgagtaagtgagggctttcgtctttatatatatggaTAACCTGTTAAATCTACTGCAGCcattatgttaccataacttttctttttttcttctttgttggcAAACAAGGCTGCTAAACTTGACTTGCCACGTTTAGTCCTGGTGGCCTATTATGTACCAGGCCGGCCGCTGGCTCGCTCAgacactaaggccttaggcccacgtgcagaatcccacagcggattccacctGTGCCACAGCCATGGATATTCTCTCACCTGTCCGGCTTCGGTGCGGGTCTTCTCCGttctggctggatcttcttttcttctgcagTGCGGAGCATGTGGACACACCGtccagcgtgccgcacgcatgtgcagttcttttttttaaaaaatctcctgcttcctCACAGATCCGGggcccgtccgcagtgtcagctgcgggtgtcctGCAGATCGGAgggcttccattgtcttcaaagGAAGCTGTCCATCCAGGAATCCGTAGAAaagggagcatgctgtgatttttatcctGCGTGTGCGATCCGCACGCTGGGATAAAATGACATGCGCAGGTATTTAATAACCTCCACATgtccaatgattgtctatggccatattgaactgcggatcgtctaCAGGTGACCCGCACGCATTCCGCGATTCCATTTtggccgtggacatgaagccttaatgTACATTTACACGGGAGATTATCACCTGAATTAttgctggaaacagtgaatttgggCAATAGTCATCCCGTCTACAAGCCGCCGCCGCAGCCAGGCACCGAGAGGCAAACCAGAGTTGCTTGTTTTTTCAGCAGGACCAAAAACCAAATGACTGTCGGCTGCAGAAACAAGAGTCACTCAATCTTTGGgcgactcctgtttacagtgaatgatgGCGGGcggccagaacgatccccggcGCATGCCACCTCCATTCACGTGAACGACTATCGCTTCTGTGTAAAGTGCAGCAGTAATAGTCGCCGGTACAGCTGTCATCTcacgcagatgtgaatagagcccaaGAGCGGCTTCACCCGACCGTAtttgtgcgcaaaacacagaggaTAGATAGGACCCACTGATTGCAGCGGGTTACTTCTCatgtgttttgtgcgcacatttcacaTGTGAggaaaataataggacctgctcGATCTTTCTacgttttgcacagcaaaggccccatagaataCAAATGTCCAAGGGGATGCGTGAAGCACAGCGCAAAAACGCTATTAGGTGAGCTGAAGAGTAGCGACTAGCAACTACTGAGCGCTTCCTCACATGGCGCCCCGTCAGGTCCcggatttacacgggacaactaccgCTGGAAATCATTCATTTGAGAGATTTTTCGGCCGatagttgctccatgtaaaacCACCCGAACTCCGTATTCCCTCTTGTGGAGGATAAATACAGCAGATACGAGAAAAGGGGTttataattctttatttatattatatacacaaGTATATATTTAAAGAAGCATCATAATAATTGCATTTTCTTTGGTGGTAGCTGATGCTCTATTGGCATGTATGGGAACGCTATGGTTCCTGGGTGAACAGGCTCTTCTCTTGTTCACCATCCATAGTCAGAGTGGGAACTATGAATTTTAGCCACATGACTGGTCCTGGGGCACTACGGACATCCAGTTTTGGGCATCGCATCTTGATAAAGACTCCAAAGCATTTCAGAAGATGATTAATACGCTTGCGGCACTCTGCATGTTTATCAGCCGCAGCCTGATGCGGAACCTCTTTAGCGGAAGatgctgtaaataaatatatatacattataagaGGAGCACTTATAAACCAATCCATGTGATACAATGACACGGCAGGGAAGGCGATCTTCATCATTACCGCTACTCACTTTTACCCCGTGGTTTTTAGTTTAAGAATTTAACAACTACTAATTGCTGTTGCTTCCCTGAACTAGCAAAAGTCTAAAGAAAGTACATTTTACTTTAATTTTAATGCCCCATAATAATATAGTATATGGTATAATCCAGTCCCGTCCCTATGATATACCCTTAGTGACCGGCCAACAAGTCAGCAGCGTTGGTTTACAGACAAACTGTAGAAAACATTCACATTCACATTTAACATTCAAGCTGACATTTAACACAATTAAAGCGGTTGGAAtagtcaagttaacgtttgctactTCTGTACATTGCACTGTCTGAGCTTCTGGATTGTCAAGGAGTCTCCGAAAATAATGGAAGAGCGGGCGAATCCCCCACAGGGACGGACAGCATCGCCATACCGGACAGCATCACTATACCGTGACTGTTAATCACTACAATGCAGTGACTAAATACGGCCACCATAAAGTAACCTGATAACATCACTATCATGATTGTGTAATACCGCCATACTGGGACCAGGTATATGACTAAATAAGGCCTAAATAGaatatgcaggcggagcaggacaccgTCGGGGCACGGTGTCAGtggatttagacagaacgagaatcactcaaaagacgcCTTTGAGCGACTTTtaagcgattctcgttgtgtctaaatgggccttgaggGTGACTGCAGCGATCGTGTAGTGGTCCAAGACCACCCAGACGGCTGCAGAGTATCACCCCCTGCAGACTGCAGACATTAATAAAATACTGACTAGACGCAGAAAGAAGAAACAAAGTGACTTACAGGTGACGTCCACTCTGATGGGCAGTACTTTGGAGTCTTCGATTTCAACTGGTTCTCCAGAGAAATCCTTTCGGAATAGATTTCCCATCTGCAGAATTAGATACAAAGACATCGTTAGCGGATGCTGGAGTTCTGGTCAGAGCGGTGGGGATACGCGGAGGATACGCTCACTTCACAGTAATGTATGAAGTGGAAAGATAAGCTGTGTGTCAGTCACCTAACGGTTAATATTCAAATACAGGACTATAACgactgttgctatggcaacagcaccTGTCAGAGTTAGTAAAATTCTGGTGTAATGGCGcaaaaatcatcattaagtggaATCCTTTTAAAACCTTATTTGTGGTAGATAAATTGTTAATTCACACAATATTTACTTCTAACACCTGAATATTAAATTACAGAAcattcctcacccccccccccatgcacctAGGAAAGCCCTGACTATTCACTACAAATGCATAAGCCCCGCCTCCTT
This genomic window from Eleutherodactylus coqui strain aEleCoq1 chromosome 12, aEleCoq1.hap1, whole genome shotgun sequence contains:
- the LOC136586545 gene encoding cyclin-dependent kinase 5 activator 1-like — encoded protein: MLRQRDSPICETERISSSDKMGNLFRKDFSGEPVEIEDSKVLPIRVDVTSSSAKEVPHQAAADKHAECRKRINHLLKCFGVFIKMRCPKLDVRSAPGPVMWLKFIVPTLTMDGEQEKSLFTQEP